Proteins found in one Cetobacterium ceti genomic segment:
- a CDS encoding DUF1385 domain-containing protein gives MANKNVGGQAVIEGVMMRGQDLLATAVRRPDGEIVYKKTYISKNRGKLSKIPFFRGAVMLFDSLVMGIKELTFSANQSEMEEEKQLSHKEAVLTTIGSLALGIGLFIVVPSLLGGFLFKNDRLHANLLEAALRLLFFVLYIWIISFSKEVQRVFQYHGAEHKSIYTYEEGLELTPENAKKYTTLHPRCGTSFLLIVMLIAIIVFSALDFILPPPSTIYMKLFTRVVLRILFMPIIAGIAYEIQRYTSRHLDKLWVRMIAAPGMWLQKITTKEPDMEQLEVAIVALKVALNENVENAREVY, from the coding sequence ATGGCAAATAAAAATGTGGGGGGACAAGCTGTTATAGAAGGGGTTATGATGAGAGGTCAAGACCTTTTAGCTACAGCAGTTAGAAGACCTGATGGTGAAATAGTATATAAAAAAACATATATATCTAAAAATAGAGGAAAATTAAGTAAAATACCATTTTTTAGAGGGGCTGTTATGCTTTTTGATTCTTTAGTAATGGGAATTAAAGAGCTTACATTTTCAGCTAATCAATCGGAAATGGAAGAGGAAAAACAACTATCTCATAAGGAAGCAGTACTTACAACAATAGGATCCTTAGCTTTAGGAATAGGACTTTTTATAGTTGTTCCATCTCTGCTAGGAGGATTTTTATTTAAAAATGATAGATTACATGCCAATTTATTAGAGGCAGCTTTGAGATTATTATTCTTTGTATTATATATTTGGATTATTTCTTTTTCAAAGGAGGTTCAAAGAGTTTTCCAATATCATGGGGCAGAACATAAATCTATTTATACCTATGAAGAAGGATTAGAATTAACTCCAGAAAATGCTAAAAAGTATACCACTCTTCACCCTAGATGTGGAACAAGCTTTTTACTAATTGTAATGTTAATAGCAATTATTGTATTTTCAGCTTTAGATTTTATTTTACCTCCTCCTAGTACAATATATATGAAATTATTTACTAGAGTTGTTTTAAGGATTTTATTTATGCCTATAATTGCAGGAATAGCCTATGAAATACAAAGATATACCAGTAGACATTTGGATAAATTATGGGTTAGAATGATAGCTGCTCCAGGAATGTGGCTACAAAAGATAACAACAAAGGAACCTGATATGGAGCAATTAGAAGTTGCTATTGTAGCTTTAAAAGTAGCACTAAATGAAAATGTGGAAAATGCAAGGGAAGTTTACTAA
- a CDS encoding cysteine-rich small domain-containing protein, giving the protein MSMNYKFNQNKKCEFFPCHKVNNPEEFNCLFCYCPLYMLGEECGGNFKYTAGGVKDCSNCILPHVKDVGYDHVQKKMMTVIERVMEEKIKEKYGKNILTKDED; this is encoded by the coding sequence ATGAGTATGAATTATAAGTTCAACCAAAATAAAAAATGTGAATTTTTTCCTTGTCATAAGGTGAATAATCCTGAGGAGTTTAACTGTTTATTTTGCTACTGTCCTTTATATATGTTAGGGGAAGAGTGTGGTGGAAATTTTAAATATACAGCTGGAGGAGTAAAGGATTGTTCAAATTGCATTTTACCCCATGTAAAAGATGTAGGTTATGATCATGTACAAAAGAAAATGATGACAGTTATTGAAAGAGTAATGGAAGAAAAAATAAAAGAAAAATATGGAAAAAATATATTGACAAAAGATGAAGATTAA
- a CDS encoding ABC transporter permease, whose protein sequence is MHTIIISLILATLRQAAPILITAIGGMFSEVSGVVNIGLEGMMLMGAFASAVVSYYTGSWVIGLIGGAVAGGIMAFIHGVISIKYKGNQVVSGIAINLFASGFTVFMLRVLFQQSANTPIVTGAPMLFGFSVITYLIYILAIWANYFLYKTITGLRIRAVGEYPLAADTVGIDVYKIRYFGVTMSGVLAGIGGAYLAIGALSQFTKEMSAGRGFIALAALVFGKWKPKGVIFASLLFGFADAAQTLMQQYVTFIPPQFIQMTPYILTLLALAGVVGKAVAPSASGKPYDKNTI, encoded by the coding sequence ATGCATACTATAATAATTAGTTTAATTTTAGCTACATTAAGGCAGGCAGCTCCTATACTAATAACAGCCATAGGAGGAATGTTTTCAGAGGTGTCAGGAGTTGTTAACATAGGACTTGAAGGAATGATGTTAATGGGTGCCTTTGCTTCAGCTGTAGTTTCTTATTACACAGGTAGTTGGGTAATTGGATTGATTGGTGGAGCTGTAGCAGGAGGTATAATGGCCTTTATCCATGGAGTAATAAGTATAAAGTATAAGGGAAATCAAGTTGTATCAGGAATAGCAATAAACCTTTTTGCTTCGGGATTTACAGTATTTATGCTAAGAGTTTTATTTCAACAATCGGCAAATACTCCAATAGTAACTGGGGCACCAATGTTATTTGGATTTTCTGTAATAACATACCTTATTTATATTCTTGCAATTTGGGCAAACTATTTCTTATATAAAACAATAACAGGACTTAGAATAAGAGCTGTTGGAGAATATCCTTTAGCTGCTGATACTGTAGGAATTGATGTATATAAGATTAGATATTTTGGAGTAACAATGTCAGGAGTTCTAGCGGGAATTGGAGGAGCCTATTTAGCAATAGGAGCTCTTTCACAATTTACAAAGGAAATGTCTGCTGGAAGAGGATTTATAGCTCTTGCAGCTTTAGTATTTGGGAAATGGAAGCCAAAGGGAGTTATATTTGCAAGTTTATTATTTGGATTTGCAGATGCTGCTCAAACATTAATGCAGCAGTATGTAACTTTTATACCTCCTCAATTTATTCAAATGACTCCATATATATTAACTTTACTTGCATTGGCAGGAGTAGTTGGAAAAGCTGTGGCACCTAGTGCTTCAGGAAAACCATATGATAAAAATACTATTTAA
- the sfsA gene encoding DNA/RNA nuclease SfsA: MKKLLDIQIDEIGTFLERPNRFISHIRLDSGEEIIAHVHDTGRLTELLIPGSKVMIRRAKMDGKRKTQWDLIASITEDDQCVLINASFQRRIADKILNDESISPFGKCEKVKAEVKYGKSRLDYLIEKDNKNIWLESKGVSLSRNRRATFPASPSTRACKHLQELMCIKENGERAGVILLIFRESDIFEPMWEVDKKFSKLFYEAMDKGIEIYPIQIVLNKKGELFYSDKKILIEENKGDTK, from the coding sequence ATGAAAAAATTACTAGATATACAAATAGATGAAATAGGAACTTTTTTAGAAAGACCTAATAGATTTATAAGTCATATAAGATTAGATTCAGGAGAAGAGATAATAGCCCATGTTCATGACACAGGAAGATTGACAGAACTGTTAATTCCTGGAAGTAAAGTTATGATAAGAAGAGCTAAGATGGATGGGAAAAGAAAAACACAGTGGGATTTAATAGCTTCAATAACTGAGGACGATCAGTGTGTTTTGATAAATGCATCTTTTCAAAGAAGAATAGCTGATAAAATATTAAATGATGAGAGTATATCTCCTTTTGGAAAGTGCGAAAAAGTAAAAGCAGAAGTAAAATATGGTAAAAGTCGTTTAGATTATTTAATTGAAAAAGATAATAAAAATATATGGTTAGAATCAAAGGGAGTTTCTCTTTCTAGAAATAGAAGAGCAACTTTCCCTGCTTCTCCAAGTACTAGAGCTTGTAAACATTTACAAGAACTTATGTGTATAAAAGAAAATGGTGAAAGAGCAGGAGTAATATTATTAATATTTAGAGAATCGGATATATTTGAACCTATGTGGGAAGTAGATAAAAAATTTTCAAAACTTTTTTATGAAGCTATGGATAAAGGAATAGAAATTTATCCAATTCAAATAGTTTTAAATAAAAAGGGAGAATTATTTTATTCAGATAAAAAAATATTAATAGAAGAAAATAAGGGGGATACAAAATGA